The following are from one region of the Amycolatopsis sp. QT-25 genome:
- a CDS encoding beta-propeller fold lactonase family protein encodes MVIAVALVVEVPAAAYPPQVLVFVANTGSDNVTVYDTRLGEVIATVGVGDGPVGVGASPNGDLVYVTNELSDSVSVLESRTQLVVATIPVGDKPFGVTATGTHAYVSNFGSDSVTVIDIATQKPVAEIPVGRLPHTPIASPDGSRVYVTNNGAASVTVIDTRIDKPVGTIPVGRFPAGITIGSRGDRIYVANTGDDTVTVAGTTSGRPNATIPVGDAPMGLSATPRDVVYVANAGADTISVINFPNLGTTSTSPVNRRPEGAAAAPDNSFVYITNTASNTMSVIDTATSKQVALVPVGQQPEGVAVTG; translated from the coding sequence ATGGTGATCGCCGTCGCCCTGGTGGTCGAGGTTCCGGCTGCCGCCTACCCGCCGCAGGTCCTCGTCTTCGTGGCCAATACCGGATCGGACAACGTCACCGTCTACGACACCCGGCTCGGCGAGGTGATCGCGACCGTGGGCGTCGGTGACGGCCCGGTGGGAGTGGGCGCGTCGCCGAACGGCGATCTGGTCTACGTGACCAACGAGCTGTCCGACTCCGTGTCAGTGCTGGAGAGCCGCACTCAGCTCGTCGTCGCCACGATCCCGGTCGGCGACAAACCGTTCGGTGTGACGGCCACGGGCACGCACGCCTATGTTTCCAACTTCGGCTCCGACTCGGTCACGGTGATCGACATCGCCACACAGAAGCCCGTCGCCGAGATTCCGGTCGGTCGTCTGCCGCACACGCCGATCGCCAGTCCGGACGGCAGCCGGGTCTACGTCACGAACAACGGGGCGGCGAGTGTGACGGTGATCGACACGAGGATCGACAAGCCCGTCGGCACGATCCCGGTCGGCCGCTTCCCGGCCGGCATCACCATCGGGTCGCGCGGCGACCGGATCTACGTCGCCAACACCGGCGATGACACGGTCACCGTCGCCGGGACCACGTCCGGCCGCCCCAACGCCACGATCCCGGTCGGCGACGCGCCCATGGGCTTGTCGGCGACGCCACGCGATGTCGTCTACGTCGCCAACGCGGGGGCCGACACCATTTCGGTCATCAACTTCCCGAACCTGGGCACTACTTCCACCTCCCCGGTGAATCGACGACCGGAGGGAGCCGCCGCGGCCCCGGACAACAGCTTCGTCTACATCACCAACACCGCGTCGAACACGATGTCGGTGATCGACACCGCCACGTCGAAGCAGGTCGCCCTGGTACCTGTCGGTCAGCAACCGGAAGGGGTGGCCGTGACCGGCTGA
- a CDS encoding DUF4345 domain-containing protein, which produces MSAVVPWTVALFFLAMGTYALAAPAALIRPFRMVADTPESRSEIRAVYGGFGIAMAAVLGIAVVRGGEFQRGAILVVALALAGMAAGRVFSRAVDRRTGFYPIWFYCCVEVAAAGMLLLTGYFPE; this is translated from the coding sequence ATGAGCGCGGTGGTGCCCTGGACCGTCGCCCTGTTCTTTCTCGCCATGGGCACTTACGCGCTCGCCGCGCCTGCGGCCCTGATCCGTCCTTTCCGCATGGTGGCGGACACTCCCGAGAGCCGCTCCGAGATCAGGGCCGTTTACGGCGGATTCGGTATCGCCATGGCCGCGGTGCTCGGTATCGCCGTGGTGCGGGGTGGCGAGTTTCAGCGAGGGGCGATTCTCGTCGTCGCACTCGCGCTTGCCGGGATGGCGGCCGGGCGAGTGTTCTCCCGTGCCGTGGATCGGCGTACCGGGTTCTACCCGATCTGGTTCTACTGCTGCGTCGAAGTGGCGGCGGCGGGGATGCTGCTCCTGACCGGGTACTTCCCGGAGTGA
- a CDS encoding AraC family transcriptional regulator has protein sequence MNEVPLPETCCPGEQATVWIRLRCAAYLGPSLRLGEHSGSVPCFALGVDAPFTIRVAEAGERRVRSALIAPRARHRLTAGQGRMLFAYLDPGSAWVARTRNRMAGRLGPAVRFGHDRELDLAERLRGTERPDPIRLLGLVEDAGDSRDDRIRTALEMIFADPGARLSVAEVAHAVNLSSSRFQHLFTAHTGTSFRRYRLWTRMLRVAGSIGAGADLTTAATDAGFASPGHFSDSFRVMFGLSASRLLTPTTRVLATEPVAPLSTTA, from the coding sequence ATGAACGAGGTGCCGCTTCCGGAAACGTGCTGTCCCGGCGAGCAGGCGACGGTGTGGATACGGCTGCGCTGTGCTGCCTACCTCGGACCGTCGCTGCGGCTGGGCGAGCATTCCGGTTCGGTTCCTTGCTTCGCCCTGGGGGTCGACGCGCCTTTCACCATCCGGGTGGCAGAGGCGGGCGAACGACGTGTCCGCAGCGCCCTGATAGCGCCCCGCGCCCGGCACCGGTTGACCGCTGGACAAGGGCGCATGCTGTTCGCCTATCTCGATCCCGGCTCGGCTTGGGTGGCACGGACGCGCAACCGGATGGCGGGGCGGCTCGGCCCGGCAGTCCGGTTCGGCCACGACCGGGAACTGGACTTGGCGGAGCGGCTGCGTGGCACGGAGCGGCCGGACCCGATACGTCTTCTCGGCCTCGTGGAGGACGCAGGGGACTCCCGAGACGATCGGATACGCACGGCGTTGGAAATGATTTTCGCCGACCCCGGCGCACGGTTGTCCGTGGCAGAGGTGGCGCACGCGGTGAATCTGTCGTCATCGCGGTTCCAGCATCTGTTCACCGCGCACACCGGAACCAGTTTCCGCCGCTATCGGCTCTGGACCAGAATGCTGCGCGTCGCGGGTTCGATCGGGGCCGGGGCCGACTTGACCACCGCGGCCACCGACGCGGGTTTCGCCTCGCCCGGGCACTTCAGCGACAGCTTCCGCGTCATGTTCGGTCTCAGTGCCAGCCGATTGCTCACCCCCACCACTCGGGTCCTCGCCACGGAACCTGTCGCGCCCCTCTCGACGACGGCGTAG
- a CDS encoding helix-turn-helix domain-containing protein, with product MTDPAVTPSPPAGLLVVGESTFTKRIEAIRPTGSPSWLLMWTTRGRGVMHHGDTALTTGAGQLVLIEPGVRHTYGVAPDAEEWSLSWAHFRAPRGDWLAASRHLTPSASGAAEAIEAAFDRLRRYARLTGDHLPPSPVHLPAFAARPDQQALARCALEEIVRLAGLAGAPAAPRGPDPRVTRVQQFIAETPEAPHTLNSLAAIAGLSPSRFSHLYSRVTGHSPMREVRTRRLHRAARLLTGTGMSVAAVAGTVGYVDQFHFSRAFRREFGLPPSEYRHNGEVPGWD from the coding sequence ATGACAGATCCTGCTGTGACGCCCTCGCCTCCGGCCGGGTTGCTCGTCGTCGGCGAGAGCACCTTCACCAAACGCATCGAGGCGATCCGGCCGACCGGCTCGCCGAGCTGGCTGCTCATGTGGACAACGCGGGGGCGCGGCGTCATGCACCACGGGGACACGGCCCTGACAACCGGCGCGGGGCAGCTCGTGCTGATCGAACCCGGCGTGCGGCACACCTACGGAGTCGCGCCCGACGCCGAGGAATGGTCGCTGTCGTGGGCACATTTCCGGGCACCACGGGGAGACTGGCTCGCGGCGAGTCGCCATCTGACACCCTCGGCGAGTGGCGCCGCGGAGGCCATCGAGGCCGCCTTCGACCGGCTCCGCCGTTACGCCCGGCTCACCGGTGATCACCTCCCGCCGTCGCCGGTCCATCTCCCGGCCTTCGCCGCCCGCCCCGACCAGCAGGCTCTCGCCAGGTGCGCGCTCGAAGAGATCGTGCGCCTGGCCGGCCTCGCCGGTGCTCCCGCCGCACCACGGGGCCCTGACCCGCGCGTCACCCGCGTGCAACAGTTCATCGCCGAGACACCGGAGGCCCCGCACACCCTGAACTCGCTCGCCGCCATCGCCGGGCTGTCGCCGTCGCGCTTCAGTCACCTCTACTCGAGGGTCACCGGCCACAGTCCCATGCGAGAGGTGCGCACCCGCCGCCTGCACCGCGCGGCTCGGCTGCTGACCGGCACGGGAATGTCCGTCGCCGCGGTCGCCGGCACCGTCGGCTACGTCGACCAGTTCCACTTCAGCCGCGCGTTCCGCCGCGAGTTCGGCCTGCCGCCGAGCGAGTACCGGCACAACGGCGAGGTTCCCGGTTGGGACTGA
- a CDS encoding phytanoyl-CoA dioxygenase family protein — MKQLIDSGDIADDVAALRERMSEDGYLYFPRLLPSDYVTGVRADIAAVLHDSRWLAAGTEPHELRASDRAVEEGESTFFGMYSAVQATQSFHELSEREELRGLAQRLLGEEVFCHPMHIARVTAPTPRATPTPAHQDYRLIQGAVDTLTMWIPLADCPSDAGGLEVLAGSHKLGVLGVSQAEGPGGVTAQVAGSGVDDWRSTHFGQGDVLMFTSLTVHGARPNLSDRLRLSADIRWQARSEPAAFIDGYEPFRPHFHPDVPDWPTLARGWTSTTSIEIPEGLTYVRKFDSMSEHVPTPPSRFR, encoded by the coding sequence ATGAAGCAGTTGATCGATTCCGGCGACATCGCCGACGACGTCGCGGCGCTACGGGAGCGCATGTCCGAGGACGGTTACCTCTACTTCCCCCGCCTGCTGCCCAGCGACTACGTCACCGGTGTTCGCGCCGACATCGCGGCCGTGCTCCACGACAGCAGGTGGCTGGCCGCCGGCACCGAGCCGCACGAGCTGCGGGCGTCCGACCGGGCGGTCGAGGAGGGCGAGTCCACCTTCTTCGGCATGTACTCCGCCGTACAGGCGACGCAGTCCTTCCACGAGCTCAGCGAACGGGAGGAGCTGCGCGGCCTGGCTCAGCGGCTGCTCGGCGAGGAGGTCTTCTGCCACCCGATGCACATCGCCCGCGTCACGGCGCCGACGCCGCGGGCCACACCCACGCCCGCTCACCAGGACTACCGCCTCATCCAGGGCGCGGTCGACACGCTGACCATGTGGATCCCTCTCGCCGACTGTCCCTCCGATGCCGGCGGGCTTGAGGTCCTCGCCGGGTCGCACAAGCTCGGCGTGCTCGGTGTGTCCCAGGCGGAGGGCCCCGGCGGGGTCACGGCGCAGGTGGCGGGCAGCGGCGTGGACGACTGGCGCAGCACCCACTTCGGCCAGGGGGACGTGCTGATGTTCACCAGCCTCACCGTGCACGGGGCCCGCCCCAACCTCAGCGACCGGCTGCGGTTGTCGGCGGACATCCGGTGGCAGGCGAGGTCGGAACCGGCGGCCTTCATCGACGGATACGAGCCGTTCCGGCCGCACTTCCACCCCGACGTGCCCGACTGGCCCACCCTGGCCCGGGGCTGGACCTCGACGACCAGCATCGAGATCCCGGAGGGGCTGACCTATGTCCGCAAGTTCGACTCGATGAGCGAACACGTGCCCACCCCTCCGTCCCGGTTCAGGTGA
- a CDS encoding bifunctional metallophosphatase/5'-nucleotidase codes for MSASPKRWRAAAIATAALLAVSLAPAATAEPAPGVPVQLLSITDLHGYFGEYTTTVPGSRAGEPAKTVGGGAYLASHLKRLRAPQNSVLFSAGDDFSGWPSETAWFWNEPTIEYLNMIGVQFSTVGNHEIDRKPAYLEHMMKGTCRGRPDRDLCFTDSTGQRFQGADFDYYSANVIKEATGRPLVEPYHVRQVDDGRGGTLPVGFIHATTTHTPEEQLSYWPNELKFLPEVETINRYAEELRGRGVQAIVAVVHEGFSQANGAGYNDCTAPFGPLADMNEQISPAVDAIVGGHWHALVNCMLPDPAGDPRPVVEAANHGRLINEIDLELDPVTGDVRRDRTKSVSHANTRDVAPDPEVQRMAKYWKDRLPARGDQQVATVTGDLTRTSGTDEESTLGNVTADAFLWAANKDGQADLAVAMPGILLRDIPFAPKPANPADAPGRVLFSELVFGTVYENGIGPAVVRGTVTGEKLDELIESQWQRGADGAVAYRHMAVSGNVSYTYDPDAPLGQHVDLKKIRINGKPVKAGREYRIATLANNFFARNATPGFTALFEARNQDRSSYSGADALWRYLEARSPVRPPKLDRVRPAPGNRPA; via the coding sequence ATGTCCGCATCACCCAAGAGATGGCGAGCGGCGGCGATCGCCACCGCCGCGTTGCTGGCCGTCTCACTGGCACCGGCCGCGACGGCCGAGCCCGCGCCCGGGGTGCCCGTGCAGCTGCTGTCGATCACCGACCTGCACGGCTACTTCGGCGAGTACACCACGACCGTGCCCGGCTCACGTGCGGGTGAGCCCGCGAAAACCGTGGGCGGCGGGGCATATCTCGCCTCGCACCTCAAGCGGCTGCGCGCACCGCAGAACTCCGTACTGTTCTCCGCCGGCGACGACTTCTCCGGCTGGCCGTCGGAGACCGCGTGGTTCTGGAACGAGCCGACGATCGAGTACCTGAACATGATCGGCGTCCAGTTCTCCACCGTGGGCAACCACGAGATCGACCGGAAACCGGCCTACCTCGAGCACATGATGAAGGGCACCTGCCGGGGCCGCCCCGACCGCGACCTCTGCTTCACCGACTCGACCGGGCAACGCTTCCAGGGCGCGGACTTCGACTACTACTCCGCGAACGTGATCAAGGAAGCCACCGGCCGGCCGTTGGTCGAGCCCTACCACGTGCGGCAGGTCGACGACGGTCGCGGCGGCACGCTCCCGGTGGGATTCATCCACGCCACGACCACCCACACGCCGGAAGAGCAGCTCTCCTACTGGCCGAACGAACTGAAGTTCCTGCCCGAGGTCGAGACGATCAACCGCTACGCCGAGGAGCTGCGCGGGCGGGGCGTCCAGGCCATCGTCGCCGTGGTGCACGAAGGATTCTCGCAAGCGAACGGGGCGGGGTACAACGACTGCACCGCACCGTTCGGCCCGCTCGCCGACATGAACGAGCAGATCAGCCCGGCGGTGGACGCCATCGTCGGCGGGCACTGGCACGCGCTGGTGAACTGCATGCTGCCCGACCCGGCCGGTGATCCCCGCCCGGTGGTGGAAGCGGCGAACCACGGCAGGCTGATCAACGAGATCGACCTGGAGCTGGACCCGGTGACCGGTGATGTCCGCCGAGACCGGACGAAGTCGGTCAGCCACGCCAACACCCGTGACGTCGCACCGGATCCCGAGGTGCAGCGGATGGCGAAGTACTGGAAGGACCGGCTCCCCGCGCGGGGTGACCAGCAGGTCGCCACGGTCACCGGCGATCTCACCCGCACCTCCGGCACCGACGAGGAGTCCACGCTCGGCAACGTCACCGCCGATGCGTTCCTCTGGGCGGCCAACAAGGACGGACAGGCCGATCTCGCGGTCGCGATGCCGGGCATCTTGTTGCGAGACATACCTTTCGCCCCCAAGCCGGCCAATCCCGCGGACGCGCCGGGACGGGTGCTGTTCTCCGAGCTGGTCTTCGGGACGGTCTACGAGAACGGCATCGGCCCGGCCGTCGTGCGGGGGACGGTGACCGGCGAGAAACTCGACGAGCTGATCGAGAGCCAATGGCAGCGGGGGGCCGACGGTGCCGTGGCGTATCGGCACATGGCCGTTTCCGGCAACGTCTCCTACACCTACGACCCCGACGCCCCGCTCGGGCAGCACGTCGACCTCAAGAAGATCCGGATCAACGGGAAGCCGGTGAAGGCCGGCCGCGAGTACCGGATCGCGACGCTGGCCAACAACTTCTTCGCCCGCAACGCCACACCCGGGTTCACGGCGCTCTTCGAGGCCAGGAACCAGGATCGGAGCAGCTACTCCGGCGCGGACGCGCTCTGGAGGTACCTGGAGGCGAGGTCGCCGGTCCGGCCGCCGAAGCTCGACCGGGTCCGGCCCGCACCGGGAAACCGACCGGCGTAG
- a CDS encoding sugar ABC transporter substrate-binding protein, with amino-acid sequence MQLSTSRRKVLSALTVGALVGLVAACGGSGDGNGKTTLTYRIWDEQQQKGYEKVFEAFKVKHPDIDVKIELQPYDQYWTKLVTEMVSGTAPDVFWMTPANFPELATQGGLMDVSAAVEQSGLTKDKYHPNVVDSFTYKEKMYAIPKDWGVPGMLYNKQLFAEAGVEMPTEPLTWAPDGSGTFLPLMQKLTVDVNGKHPNESGFDPAKVKRWGFASWNHSGTQWLNWIPSNGGTTITKPYGTFNFNEPASVEALQWGVDLIEKWHVSPPAEQTNPPAGRATEMFQRGEVAVFPANNALLPFVAPGSTFPIGTASLPAGKAGRVVIINGLGEAVYSRTEHPDQAKQLVSFLATPQAQAIMAEGGYVFPAINDLAPRYVEHWKAKGIDTQPFLDEARGKTVNFPIVSGFAAAEPKINQIFNDMYLGSVTVPDAAGEAVKQGNALLTPEK; translated from the coding sequence ATGCAGCTCTCGACTTCCCGGCGGAAGGTGCTCAGCGCGCTGACAGTCGGTGCGCTGGTCGGGCTGGTCGCCGCCTGCGGCGGCAGCGGCGACGGCAACGGCAAGACGACCTTGACCTACCGGATCTGGGACGAGCAACAACAGAAGGGGTACGAGAAGGTCTTCGAGGCGTTCAAGGTCAAGCACCCCGACATCGACGTCAAGATCGAGCTTCAGCCCTACGACCAGTACTGGACCAAGCTCGTCACCGAGATGGTCTCCGGCACCGCGCCCGACGTGTTCTGGATGACGCCCGCGAACTTCCCCGAACTGGCAACGCAGGGCGGATTGATGGACGTCTCCGCCGCCGTGGAGCAATCCGGCCTGACCAAGGACAAGTACCACCCCAACGTCGTGGATTCCTTCACCTACAAAGAAAAGATGTATGCCATCCCCAAGGACTGGGGCGTGCCGGGGATGCTCTACAACAAGCAGCTCTTCGCCGAGGCCGGCGTCGAGATGCCCACCGAACCGCTGACCTGGGCGCCCGACGGGTCCGGGACGTTCCTGCCGCTGATGCAGAAGCTCACCGTCGACGTGAACGGCAAGCACCCCAATGAATCCGGCTTCGATCCGGCCAAGGTCAAGCGGTGGGGCTTCGCCTCCTGGAACCACTCGGGCACCCAGTGGCTGAACTGGATCCCGAGCAACGGCGGCACGACGATCACCAAGCCCTACGGCACGTTCAACTTCAACGAGCCCGCTTCGGTCGAGGCGTTGCAGTGGGGTGTCGACCTGATCGAGAAGTGGCACGTGTCCCCGCCCGCCGAGCAGACCAACCCGCCCGCGGGCCGGGCGACCGAGATGTTCCAGCGCGGCGAGGTCGCGGTCTTCCCGGCCAACAACGCGCTGCTGCCCTTCGTCGCCCCCGGTTCGACCTTCCCTATCGGCACCGCGTCACTGCCCGCGGGCAAGGCAGGCCGCGTCGTGATCATCAACGGCCTCGGTGAGGCGGTCTACTCCCGCACCGAGCATCCCGACCAGGCCAAGCAGCTCGTGTCGTTCCTGGCCACCCCGCAGGCGCAGGCGATCATGGCCGAGGGCGGCTACGTCTTCCCGGCCATCAACGACCTCGCCCCGCGCTACGTCGAGCACTGGAAGGCCAAGGGCATCGACACCCAGCCGTTCCTGGACGAGGCACGCGGCAAGACGGTGAACTTCCCGATCGTGTCCGGCTTCGCCGCGGCGGAACCCAAGATCAACCAGATATTCAACGACATGTACCTCGGATCGGTCACTGTCCCCGACGCCGCCGGGGAGGCTGTCAAACAAGGCAACGCCCTGCTCACCCCCGAGAAGTAA
- a CDS encoding carbohydrate ABC transporter permease, whose protein sequence is MTTTTRRRRPSRRAALYATLIIGAAMSVFPYWLIVSTALKPRGELFEAAPWAPPSSPTLENLGALLGSDFALSILNTFLFVTILTVGQLIFTTLAAYAFARLDFRGRDSLFWLYLATLMVPNVVTLIPLFLIMRELDLVNSWYGLVAPYVFGTPYGIFLMRQFFRSIPREIEEAARVDGAGHLTILWRIILPLSRPILATLAIVTVISSWNNFLWPLIITSSADTRVVTVAIAALRSEIGIDYTRMMAGSLLTLLPMLLVFVFFQRYIVRSVALTGLK, encoded by the coding sequence GTGACCACGACCACCCGGCGACGGCGGCCCTCCCGCCGCGCAGCCCTCTACGCGACGTTGATCATCGGGGCGGCCATGTCGGTCTTCCCGTACTGGCTGATCGTCTCGACCGCCCTGAAACCGCGCGGCGAGCTCTTCGAGGCGGCACCGTGGGCGCCGCCGTCCTCGCCGACACTGGAGAACCTCGGCGCGCTGCTGGGGTCGGACTTCGCACTGTCCATCCTGAACACCTTCCTCTTCGTCACCATCCTCACCGTGGGGCAGCTGATCTTCACCACGCTGGCGGCGTACGCGTTCGCGCGCTTGGACTTCCGGGGCCGCGACTCGCTGTTCTGGCTGTACCTGGCCACGCTGATGGTGCCCAACGTGGTGACCCTGATCCCGCTGTTCCTGATCATGCGTGAGCTGGACCTGGTGAACAGCTGGTACGGGCTGGTCGCGCCGTACGTCTTCGGCACACCGTACGGGATTTTCCTGATGCGCCAGTTCTTCCGCAGCATCCCGCGCGAGATCGAGGAGGCCGCGCGGGTGGACGGCGCGGGGCACCTGACCATCCTGTGGCGGATCATCCTGCCGCTGAGCAGGCCGATCCTGGCCACGCTGGCGATCGTCACGGTGATCTCGTCCTGGAACAACTTCCTGTGGCCGCTGATCATCACCAGCAGCGCGGACACCCGCGTGGTCACCGTCGCGATCGCCGCCCTGCGCTCGGAAATCGGCATCGACTACACCCGGATGATGGCAGGCAGCCTGCTCACGCTGCTGCCGATGCTGCTCGTCTTCGTTTTCTTCCAGCGCTACATCGTCCGGTCGGTCGCCCTGACCGGACTCAAGTGA
- a CDS encoding sugar ABC transporter permease, producing MAQLLTVPTPPPPVSTRPVPSRKRRRRARETLTAYAFVAPSLFGVVAFLLLPVLIVAVLSLFDWKLLATPEFVGLANYERLFADGGIGHSLLVTVAYVVLTIPVQTALALLLALLLNQRVRGVKIFRAMFVLPWMATPVVMGLVWGWIFDPANGAVNSFLAIFGIEGPSWLSSPSLALPAVAATQVWQFAGYNMLFFLAGLQTIPKDFYEAATLDGASPVRQFFAITLPLLRPTLFFVLVTNVIGSFQVFDTVFVMTNGGPGNSTEVINYTIYQTAFRQFEFGYASAIAMVLFLIILAVTMAQVRYFNRTTTYDLT from the coding sequence ATGGCTCAGCTCCTCACGGTGCCGACCCCGCCGCCACCGGTCTCGACCCGGCCGGTGCCGTCACGAAAACGTCGGCGGCGGGCGCGGGAAACCCTGACCGCGTATGCCTTCGTGGCCCCGAGCCTGTTCGGCGTCGTCGCGTTCCTGTTGCTGCCGGTACTGATCGTCGCCGTGCTGAGCCTGTTCGATTGGAAGCTGCTGGCCACGCCGGAGTTCGTCGGGTTGGCCAATTACGAGCGGCTCTTCGCCGACGGCGGGATCGGCCACTCACTGCTGGTGACCGTCGCGTACGTGGTCCTCACCATCCCGGTGCAGACGGCGCTGGCCCTGTTGCTCGCGCTGCTGCTCAACCAGCGAGTGCGCGGCGTGAAGATCTTCCGCGCGATGTTCGTCCTGCCCTGGATGGCGACGCCGGTGGTGATGGGCCTGGTGTGGGGCTGGATCTTCGACCCGGCCAACGGCGCGGTCAACTCCTTCCTGGCGATCTTCGGGATCGAAGGGCCGAGCTGGCTGTCTTCGCCCAGCCTCGCGCTGCCCGCGGTGGCGGCGACGCAGGTGTGGCAGTTCGCGGGCTACAACATGCTGTTCTTCCTCGCCGGGTTGCAGACCATCCCGAAGGACTTCTACGAGGCGGCCACGCTCGACGGGGCGTCGCCGGTCCGGCAGTTCTTCGCGATCACACTGCCGCTGTTGCGCCCGACGCTGTTCTTCGTCCTCGTCACCAACGTGATCGGCTCGTTCCAGGTCTTCGACACCGTTTTCGTGATGACCAACGGCGGTCCCGGCAACAGCACCGAGGTCATCAATTACACGATCTACCAGACCGCGTTCCGGCAGTTCGAGTTCGGCTACGCCTCCGCCATCGCGATGGTGCTGTTCCTGATCATCCTCGCGGTCACCATGGCACAGGTCCGGTACTTCAACCGCACCACGACCTACGACCTGACCTGA
- a CDS encoding glycoside hydrolase family 36 protein: MPARARVFEQGWQSWSPTGTYAGDATSPRPSSAQIAASCFRFDRPMPESGFQGEGLVVIDPGDGGPVRSWSAVDHSAEVPSIRVQALGDRLVVSSLGAVRETEHADLPRALVAWAEEVAAGGGVTAVRPLGPGWSSWYGHWNKVTEQDIADTLVHAERLELPLEIIQLDDGYQSAIGDWLDIRPGFGSLEGVAKRVADTGRRAGIWLTPFFVAADSRVATEHPDWLVRGTPAMREWNRDIAVLDVTHPAAAEHLGRVFSSLVATGFSFFKIDYVYAGAHPGLRHADVSGHDAYVAGMRIIREAVGPDSTVLGCGAPMLPSVGLVDAMRVSPDTAVAVEPESGDVSQPSQLGARLAGAAREFMHGRLWVNDPDCLLVSPRVEDRAGWAEHVASSGGWRCSSDRLADLDEWGATRTRELLTPSTGPA, encoded by the coding sequence GTGCCGGCCCGGGCGCGCGTCTTCGAGCAGGGCTGGCAGTCCTGGAGTCCCACCGGCACCTACGCGGGGGACGCGACCTCGCCCCGGCCGTCGTCGGCGCAGATCGCGGCGAGCTGCTTCCGCTTCGACCGGCCGATGCCGGAGTCCGGCTTCCAGGGTGAGGGACTTGTCGTGATCGACCCGGGCGACGGCGGCCCGGTGCGGTCGTGGTCCGCGGTGGATCACTCCGCCGAAGTCCCCTCCATCCGCGTGCAGGCGCTCGGGGACCGGCTCGTCGTCTCCAGCCTGGGCGCTGTCCGGGAGACCGAGCACGCCGACCTCCCGCGCGCGCTCGTCGCCTGGGCCGAGGAGGTGGCGGCAGGCGGTGGCGTGACGGCGGTCCGTCCACTCGGTCCGGGCTGGAGCAGCTGGTACGGGCACTGGAACAAGGTCACCGAGCAGGACATCGCCGACACCCTGGTGCACGCCGAACGACTGGAGCTTCCGCTGGAGATCATCCAGCTCGACGACGGGTACCAGAGCGCGATCGGGGACTGGCTCGACATCCGGCCGGGCTTCGGATCCCTCGAAGGAGTGGCGAAACGCGTCGCCGACACCGGGCGGCGCGCGGGCATCTGGCTGACGCCGTTCTTCGTCGCCGCCGACAGCCGGGTGGCGACCGAGCATCCGGACTGGCTGGTGCGGGGCACCCCCGCGATGCGTGAGTGGAACCGGGACATCGCGGTGCTCGACGTGACGCACCCGGCCGCGGCGGAGCATCTCGGCCGCGTGTTCAGCTCCCTCGTGGCGACCGGGTTTTCGTTCTTCAAGATCGACTACGTCTACGCCGGAGCGCACCCCGGCCTGCGGCACGCCGACGTGTCGGGGCACGACGCCTACGTGGCCGGGATGCGGATCATCCGCGAGGCGGTCGGCCCGGACTCGACCGTTCTCGGTTGCGGCGCACCGATGCTGCCCAGTGTGGGGCTGGTCGACGCCATGCGGGTCAGCCCGGACACCGCGGTCGCCGTCGAACCCGAATCCGGGGACGTCAGTCAGCCCTCACAGCTCGGCGCGCGGCTGGCCGGGGCGGCACGGGAGTTCATGCACGGCCGGTTGTGGGTCAACGATCCCGACTGCCTGCTGGTGTCTCCGCGCGTGGAAGACCGCGCCGGTTGGGCGGAGCACGTGGCCTCCAGCGGTGGGTGGAGGTGTTCGAGTGATCGTCTCGCCGACCTCGACGAGTGGGGAGCCACGCGCACCCGCGAGCTGCTCACGCCGTCAACCGGTCCGGCCTGA